One genomic window of Bacillus mycoides includes the following:
- a CDS encoding MarR family winged helix-turn-helix transcriptional regulator yields the protein MTSNNEREDISQSLKVFIALSRVHRSVMDTTNKSIQSNGLNPTEFAVLELLYHKGGQPLQQIGERILIASGSITYVVDKLEKKGLVKRIPCPNDRRVIYAQLTESGESFIASIFPGHEQVIHQSFEMLTKDEKDELLDLLKKIGKYEK from the coding sequence ATGACATCAAACAATGAGCGAGAAGACATTTCTCAATCTTTAAAAGTATTTATTGCATTATCCCGTGTACATCGTTCTGTTATGGATACTACAAATAAATCCATACAAAGTAACGGATTAAATCCAACTGAGTTTGCTGTATTAGAATTACTATATCATAAAGGAGGCCAACCACTTCAGCAAATCGGTGAGCGTATTTTAATAGCTAGTGGCAGCATTACATACGTTGTAGATAAGCTAGAGAAAAAAGGGCTTGTAAAACGAATTCCATGCCCAAATGATAGGCGTGTTATTTATGCGCAATTAACGGAGTCTGGAGAGAGCTTTATTGCTTCTATTTTTCCAGGTCATGAGCAAGTTATACATCAGTCTTTTGAAATGTTAACGAAGGATGAGAAGGATGAATTACTTGATCTATTAAAAAAAATTGGAAAGTATGAAAAATGA
- a CDS encoding DUF3149 domain-containing protein, protein MKVKLQSIVFYILLVILPTIGIGATFFSYHTYQMKQANKLSAHTVLFLYRDYLDHHLGEAISALEMLAKVVGTETGNINGIKQIVHDTDGNDERFSGLYYATTDGMITIASEGDSPPIDVSDRQYIQDALQSKKTTVSSVITDRVLGHQAIMIASPIFNRQKELSGLLLASLRFDYISYSLNAIKPQYHFEVTDKHDVVFLTDDNNETSDGHSNMLTTPLQRLNWKVSVSPLPIHQKTLYQWVSIECIATLFLLSILFLLAQYMLLKRQTKLERQQNELQKIELVGTFAASTAHEIRNPLTGIKGLVALLKEKYKDEQDQFYFSVIEQEIERINEIVSEFLILGKPTAIIEQTYDVRTILNEVALIIQSEANLHNIIFHLHVPDHPVHIRCSKDHMKQVVLNITKNAIEAMTSGDTLTIVVTNNEKHAQLQIIDTGKGIPKHIQKHLFHPFFTNKDTGTGLGLVICKRIIEMYNGHIFIDSKENKGTTVHIEIPLHIV, encoded by the coding sequence TTGAAAGTCAAATTACAAAGCATAGTTTTTTACATACTGCTTGTTATATTGCCAACGATAGGGATTGGTGCCACATTTTTTTCGTATCACACTTATCAAATGAAACAGGCAAACAAACTATCTGCTCACACTGTTCTCTTCCTATATAGAGACTATTTAGACCATCACCTTGGTGAAGCTATATCTGCCTTAGAAATGCTCGCAAAAGTCGTAGGGACCGAAACTGGAAACATCAATGGGATTAAACAGATTGTACATGATACGGATGGAAATGATGAACGTTTTTCCGGTCTATATTACGCTACGACAGATGGGATGATTACAATCGCATCCGAAGGCGATTCGCCGCCTATTGACGTTTCTGACCGCCAATACATCCAAGATGCATTGCAATCTAAGAAAACAACTGTATCATCAGTTATTACAGATCGCGTTCTTGGACATCAAGCTATTATGATTGCCTCGCCAATATTTAATAGGCAAAAGGAACTCTCAGGCTTATTATTAGCAAGTCTACGCTTCGACTACATTTCATATTCTTTAAATGCTATTAAACCACAATATCATTTCGAAGTGACTGATAAACATGATGTAGTTTTTCTAACCGATGATAATAACGAAACAAGCGATGGGCATTCTAATATGCTTACTACCCCACTCCAAAGATTAAATTGGAAAGTCTCTGTTTCTCCGTTACCTATTCATCAAAAAACTTTATACCAGTGGGTTTCAATAGAGTGTATAGCTACTTTATTTTTACTGTCTATTTTATTTTTACTTGCTCAATATATGTTATTAAAACGTCAAACAAAACTAGAAAGACAACAAAATGAACTGCAAAAAATTGAATTGGTTGGAACTTTTGCAGCTAGTACAGCCCATGAAATCCGTAACCCTCTCACTGGAATTAAAGGACTCGTTGCTCTGTTAAAAGAAAAATATAAAGATGAACAGGATCAGTTTTATTTTTCAGTGATTGAACAAGAAATAGAACGTATTAATGAAATTGTAAGCGAATTTCTTATTCTTGGAAAGCCAACTGCTATCATTGAACAAACATATGATGTAAGAACGATTCTTAATGAGGTAGCATTAATTATTCAATCCGAGGCGAATTTGCATAATATTATATTCCATTTACATGTGCCAGACCACCCTGTTCATATACGTTGCTCAAAAGACCATATGAAACAAGTGGTTTTAAACATTACAAAAAATGCAATTGAAGCTATGACTTCTGGTGATACATTAACCATTGTAGTAACAAACAATGAAAAACATGCACAATTGCAAATTATTGATACTGGAAAAGGGATTCCAAAACATATTCAAAAACACCTCTTTCATCCGTTCTTTACTAATAAAGATACTGGAACAGGTCTTGGGCTTGTCATATGTAAACGAATTATAGAGATGTACAACGGGCATATATTTATTGATAGTAAAGAAAACAAAGGAACGACAGTTCATATAGAGATTCCATTACACATAGTATAA
- a CDS encoding M3 family oligoendopeptidase has translation MSFKDYEYKRPNIEELKEKFIVALEKFDKAKTLEEQQQVINSINEIRNDFGTMGNLCYIRHSVDTTDAFYKEEQDFFDEYSPVVQGYGTKYYKALINSPFREELEAYYGKQLFALAECDLKTYSDEVVKDLQLENKLSSQYTQLLASAKIDFAGEERTLSQLIPFMQGKERSERKAASEAYYGFLAENEEELDRIYDELVKVRTKIAKTLGFKNFVELGYARMYRTDYNAEMVANYRQQVLDYIVPVATELRNRQKARIGVEKLAYYDENFEFATGNPTPKGDADWIINHGKTMYKELSAETDEFFNFMLDNDLLDLVAKKGKAGGGYCTYIENYKAPFIFSNFNGTSGDIDVLTHEAGHAFQVYESRKYEIPEYNWPTYEACEIHSMSMEFFTWPWMKLFFEEDADKYYFSHLSSALLFLPYGVSVDEYQHYVYENPEASPAERKSAWRNIEKKYLPHRDYEDNDYLERGGFWQRQGHIYSSPFYYIDYTLAQICALQFWKRARDNRQEAWEDYVNLCQQGGSKSFLELVEVANLTSPFAEGCVKSVITEIEEWLRAVDDTKL, from the coding sequence ATGTCATTTAAAGACTATGAATATAAACGGCCAAATATTGAAGAATTAAAAGAGAAGTTTATTGTTGCTTTAGAAAAGTTCGATAAGGCAAAAACGCTTGAAGAACAACAACAAGTAATTAATTCAATTAATGAAATTCGTAATGATTTTGGTACAATGGGGAACCTTTGTTACATTCGCCATTCTGTTGATACGACAGATGCTTTTTATAAGGAAGAGCAAGATTTCTTTGATGAATACTCACCAGTTGTGCAAGGTTATGGAACAAAATATTATAAGGCGTTAATTAATTCTCCATTCCGTGAAGAATTAGAAGCGTATTATGGAAAGCAATTATTTGCTCTAGCTGAATGTGATTTAAAAACATATTCAGATGAAGTAGTGAAAGATTTACAATTAGAGAATAAATTGTCTTCACAATATACACAGTTATTAGCATCTGCAAAAATTGACTTTGCAGGAGAAGAAAGAACGTTATCGCAACTTATTCCGTTTATGCAAGGAAAAGAAAGAAGCGAACGTAAAGCAGCAAGTGAAGCATACTACGGATTTTTAGCTGAGAATGAGGAAGAGTTAGATCGTATTTATGATGAGCTTGTTAAAGTGAGAACGAAAATCGCAAAAACACTTGGTTTTAAAAACTTTGTTGAATTAGGATATGCAAGAATGTATCGGACAGATTATAACGCTGAAATGGTAGCGAACTATCGTCAGCAAGTATTAGATTATATCGTTCCGGTTGCAACAGAGTTAAGAAATAGACAAAAAGCACGCATTGGTGTAGAAAAGCTCGCTTATTATGATGAAAACTTTGAGTTTGCTACAGGTAATCCAACTCCAAAAGGCGATGCCGATTGGATTATTAATCACGGGAAAACGATGTATAAAGAATTATCAGCTGAAACAGATGAATTTTTTAATTTCATGCTAGATAATGATTTATTAGATTTAGTTGCGAAAAAAGGAAAAGCTGGTGGTGGATATTGTACATATATCGAGAATTATAAAGCGCCATTCATCTTCTCAAACTTTAATGGAACGTCTGGTGATATTGATGTATTAACACATGAAGCTGGTCATGCTTTCCAAGTATATGAAAGTCGTAAGTATGAAATTCCAGAATATAATTGGCCAACATATGAAGCGTGTGAAATCCATTCAATGAGTATGGAATTCTTTACATGGCCATGGATGAAGTTATTCTTTGAAGAAGATGCGGATAAATATTACTTCTCACACTTAAGTTCAGCACTTCTATTTTTACCGTACGGTGTATCTGTAGATGAATATCAACATTATGTATATGAAAATCCAGAAGCATCGCCAGCAGAACGTAAGTCAGCATGGCGTAACATAGAGAAGAAGTATTTACCACATCGTGATTATGAAGATAATGATTATTTAGAGCGTGGTGGTTTCTGGCAACGTCAAGGCCATATTTATAGCTCACCGTTCTATTATATTGACTACACGTTAGCTCAAATTTGTGCACTGCAATTTTGGAAACGTGCAAGAGATAATAGACAAGAGGCTTGGGAAGATTATGTGAATCTTTGTCAGCAAGGTGGAAGTAAATCATTCTTAGAATTAGTAGAAGTTGCAAATTTAACATCACCATTCGCTGAAGGGTGTGTAAAAAGTGTAATTACAGAAATTGAAGAGTGGTTACGTGCTGTTGACGACACAAAATTGTAA
- a CDS encoding DinB family protein: protein MLQSNMDVSLETLVHSLQSTRSTLLSEIEMLNDTEVNVKPRRDKWSIIQILHHLHLVEQSVTSALVYALQKKERKLAPFKDLQLTLDRTHKREAPQQMKPTETLMKKLQGIQLLEHSRQELFHALHSVIDEKELFENGLKHPIFNDLNLYQWVQFLDLHEQRHLTQLKEAKHAILQR, encoded by the coding sequence ATGCTTCAATCTAATATGGATGTTAGTTTAGAAACTTTAGTCCACTCATTACAGTCTACACGAAGCACGCTGTTATCAGAAATTGAAATGTTAAATGATACGGAGGTGAATGTAAAGCCACGCCGTGATAAATGGAGTATTATTCAAATTTTGCATCATTTGCATTTAGTTGAACAGTCTGTCACATCTGCCCTTGTATATGCTTTGCAAAAAAAAGAAAGAAAACTTGCTCCATTTAAAGACCTCCAACTTACGCTTGATCGCACACATAAACGAGAAGCTCCTCAACAAATGAAACCAACAGAAACATTAATGAAAAAACTGCAAGGAATTCAATTACTAGAACATTCACGACAAGAATTATTTCATGCACTTCATAGTGTGATAGATGAAAAAGAATTATTTGAAAATGGATTAAAACATCCTATTTTTAATGATTTGAATTTATATCAATGGGTTCAATTTCTGGATTTACACGAACAAAGACATCTTACACAGCTAAAAGAAGCGAAACATGCAATTTTACAGCGGTAA
- a CDS encoding DUF6254 family protein, with the protein MSKKKREEERAWKARKENQKPHGKVKAFAELVEGTEKT; encoded by the coding sequence ATGTCAAAGAAAAAGAGAGAAGAAGAGCGCGCTTGGAAAGCTCGGAAAGAAAATCAAAAGCCGCATGGAAAGGTGAAAGCTTTTGCAGAATTAGTTGAAGGAACAGAAAAAACGTGA